The Miscanthus floridulus cultivar M001 chromosome 7, ASM1932011v1, whole genome shotgun sequence genome includes a region encoding these proteins:
- the LOC136466294 gene encoding uncharacterized protein, giving the protein MTPGDSIVGVKMSAFALTDDETLRQVREAVDGKSKIDDLMPFPMRPSRGYVSLAELATAKEQSAPLVAKIKELEEERDSFRLRAQEATASAKVTAGQLGTEQSEHQATKVALAEATKAAEASRVEVSAWKSKAEDLGKEASQAAEASVAAQAALDVEVREHEALRSAVRTACEALDVEEVQSASSLGSRLIALSGHVRERLRGALHTGVKRALAVVSSHYAINLEAVSDGYVLPEDDEEADAEVVRLLEAAEAPGTALARLFEEEVVPPAPAADP; this is encoded by the exons atgaccccgggcgattcgatcgtcggtgtcaagatgtccgccttcgcccttaccgacgacgagaccctgcgtcagGTGAGAGAAGCGGTGGACGGGAAGTCGAAGatcgacgatttgatgccgttcccgatgcgcccgtcgcgggggtatgtctcgctg gccgagttggccacggctaaggagcagtccgcccctctggtggccaaaatcaaggaactggaggaggagcgagactccttcaggcttcgggcccaagaagcgacggcctctgctaaggtcacagccgggcagctgggtacggagcagagcgagcatcaggcgacgaaagtcgccttggcagaggctaccaaggcggccgaggcctctcgggtcgaggtctcagcctggaagagcaaggccgagg atctggggaaagaggcctcccaggcggctgaggcctccgtcgcagcgcaagcggcgctggatgtcgaggtccgggagcacgaggcgctgcgcagcgctgtccggactgcctgcgaggctctggacgtcgaggaggtccaatcagctagctcccttgggagccgcctgattgcgttgagcggccacgtccgcgagagactccgaggggcgttgcacacgggtgtcaagcgcgccctggccgtcgtctcctcgcactacgccatcaacctcgaggctgtcagcgatggctatgtgttgccagaagatgacgaggaggctgatgcagaggtcgtgaggctattggaggcggccgaggcacctggcacagcgctggcccgtctatttgaagaagaggtagtccctcccgcgccggccgccgatccttga